The segment GCGCCGCGCCGGACTCGCGTCGGCGGGAGACCAGCACCAGCAGGCCGCGGACCGGCCGAACGGCCAGGGCGAGGAGGAGAAGCCCGTCGACGGGGCAGTTCTCGGCCCCGTACCGCTGCCGCGCCGCCGCACCCCGACGCTCGTCGTCGACCACGGCCGCCGCCTCGACGAGCCGGACCGCGGTCGCGGCACCGACGTGCCGGGCCGCGGGCAGCGCGCCGACGAGCCGGGCCGCGGCCGCTCCTTCGCGGACCGCCCGCACCCGCTCCCGGACCGCGCCGACTCGGGTCCGGACCGGTCCCACGCCCTCCCCGACCTAGACCAGCCGCTCACCGGCCGGGCGCATCCCGTCCCCGGCCGGACGACCGACGGCCTCGGCCCGGCGACCGGCGGTCTCGGGCGGCCGACCGATGGCCTGGGCATCCCGGGCCACCACGCCTACGGAGCCGGGCAGGACGATCTGCCGGTGCCCCCGCGTGGAGCCGGTCGGCAGGACGATCCGCCGGTACCCCCGCGCGGAACCGGCATCCAGCACGGCCTGCCCATCCCCCCGCGCGGAACCGGCCCCACCCTCGTCCCCGTCCCGCCGGAGGGGCCCGTGCCGCCGGAGAGCGCCGAGCCGTTCGGCGGGCTGCCCCGCCGCGTCCGCCAGGCCAGCCTCGCGCCGCAGCTGCGCGCGACCGACGGCCCGGCCGAGCGCGGTACGGGCGGGCGTGCCGACGCCCGTACGAGCGACGGCACCTCGCCGGCGGACCCCGAGTCCTTCGAGCGCGACGCCGAGGAGGTACGCGCGCGCATGGCCGCCATGCAGCGCGGCTGGCAGCGCGGGCGACGGCACAACGCCGACCCGGACGACCCGACAGCACCTGGAACGACACCCGAGGGGGACGGTCGATGACCGCACCGAACGCCGCAGCATCCAGCACCACTTCCGGCCACGGGCACGGAAACGGCGAGCTGAACTGGCTCCTCGACGAGCTCGTGCAGCGCGTCGCGTCCATCCGGAAGGCCCTGGTGCTCTCCAGCGACGGCCTCCCGACCGGTGCGTCCCAGGACCTGACCCGGGAGGACGGCGAGCACCTGGCCGCCGTCGCCTCCGGCTTCCACAGCCTCGCCAAGGGAGTCGGCCGCCACTTCGAGGCGGGCAAGGTCCGCCAGACGGTCGTCGAGCTGGAGGACGCCTTCCTCTTCGTCACGGCCGCCGGTGACGGCAGCTGCCTGGCGGTGCTCGCCGACGCGGACTCCGACGTCGGCCAGGTCGCGTACGAGATGACGCTGATGGTGAAGCGGGTCGGGGCCCACCTCGCGACGGCCCCCCGGACCGGTCTGCCCGCGGGAGGGTGAGTGGGACGGCATGAGTGACGCAACCGAGCGGAACCAGCTGAACCAGTCGAGCCCGCCGAGCAGGTTCGGCCGACCGGACGTGCCGAACCCGTCGGACCAGGGCCCGACCCCGGGCCACCACCACTGGTTCGACGACGAGGCCGGTCCGGTGGTCCGTCCGTACGCGATGACCCGCGGCCGGACGAGCGCCGCCACCCGTCACCGGCTCGACCTGATCGCGGTGGTCGTGCCCGAGCCCGCCGCCGACGACCCCGGCCGGGACCAGACGCTCTCCCCCGAGCACGTGGAGATCGTCGAACGCTGCTCCGAGCAGCCCCAGTCGATCGCCGAGCTCGCCGCAGGACTCGACCTCCCCGTCGGGGTGGTCCGGGTGCTCGTCGGCGACCTCGTCGAGGACGAACTCGTCCATGTGACCCGCCCCGTTCCGCCGGCCGAGCTGCCGGACGTGAGCATTCTCCGCGAGGTGATCAATGGCCTTCGGGCGCTCTAGCCGCAAGAAGCCGTACGTCGAGCCGGTGACCCTCAAGATCCTCGTCGCGGGCGGGTTCGGGGTCGGCAAGACGACGCTGGTGAGCGCGGTCAGCGAGATCCGGCCCCTGCGGACCGAGGAGATCCTCAGCGAGGCGGGGCGGCCCGTCGACGACCTGCACGGCGTCGAGGCCAAGACGACCACCACGGTCGCCATGGACTTCGGCCGGATCACCCTGCGCGAGGACCTCGTCCTGTACCTGTTCGGCACCCCCGGGCAGGACCGGTTCTGGTTCCTCTGGGACGAGCTGGCGCAGGGCGCGCTCGGGGCGGTCGTCCTGGCGGACACCCGCCGCCTGGAGGACAGCTTCGCGGCCATCGACTACTTCGAGCGGCGTGGCATCCCGTTCACGGTGGCCGTCAACTGCTTCGAGGGCGCCCGGCGGTTCCCCGCCGAGAGCGTGCGCGGGGCGCTCGACCTGGACCCGGAGGTCGAACTCCTGATGTGCGACGCCCGGGACCGCGAGTCCGTGAAGAACGTCCTGGTCGCCGTCGTCGAGCACGCGCTCGTGCTCGCGGACCGGAGCCACGCGGCCGCGACGACCTGACAGGAGCGGGCCCGGGACGGCGGCACGGTGTTCAGCGCACCGCCACCACCGCCGACCCGTGCCCGAACAGGCCCTGGTTGGCGGTGATGCCGACCCGCGCCCCCGGCACCTGCCGGTCGCCGGCCGTCCCCCGCAGCTGCCAGGTCAGCTCGCAGACCTGGGCGATCGCCTGGGCGGGCACCGCCTCCCCGAAGGAGGCCAGTCCGCCGCTGGTGTTGACGGGCAGACGTCCGCCGAGCGCGGTCGCCCCGTCGCGCAGCAGCTTGGCGCCCTCGCCGGCCGCGCACAGCCCGATGTCCTCGTACCACTCCAGCTCCAGGGCGGTGGAGAGGTCGTACACCTCCGCGAGGGAGAGGTCCTCGGGCCCGATCCCCGCCTCCTCGTAGGCGGCGCGCGCGATGGAGGCGCGGAAGGAGTGCGGGGCCGGGGCGACGGCCACCGCCGAGTCGGTCGCGATGTCCGGGAGGTCGAGCACCGCCTTGGGGTACGTGGGGGAGACCGTCGACACGGCCCGGACCCGCACCGGGTCGGGGTGCCCGTGGCGGCGCGCGAACTCCATGCTGGACAGCACGAGCGCGGCGCCCCCGTCCGAGGTCGCGCAGATGTCGAGGAGCCGCAGCGGATCGGCGACGACGGCCGAGGCCGCGACCTGCTCTGCGCTCACGCGCGCGCGGTAGCGGGCGAGCGGATTGAGCGCACCGGCCGTCGCGTTCTTCACCTTCACCTGGGCGAAGTCCTCGGGCGTGTCCCCGTACAGGGCCATCCTGCGGCGGGCGTAGAGCGCGAAGTACGCGGGGTTGGTGGCCCCGAGCACCCGGAACCGCAGCCAGTCCGGATCGTCGGGGCGCTCGCCGCCGGCCGGCGCGAAGAACCCCTTGGGGGTCGAGTCCGCGCCCACGACCAGGACCACGTCCGCGAGTCCGGCGAGGATCTGGGCCCGTGCGGTCCCGATCGCCTGGGCGCCCGAGGCGCAGGCCGCGTACACGCTGGTGACCCGTGCGCCCTGCCACCCGAGGGCCTGCGCGAACGTCGCCCCCGCCACGTACCCCGGGTATCCGCACCGCATGGTGTCGGCGCCGACGACGGAGCCGACGTCCGTCCACTCCAGGCCAGCGTCGGCGAGGGCGGCCCGGGCGGCGGCCGTCCCGTAACTGATGAAACTCCGCCCCCACTTGCCCCACGGGTGCATTCCGGCCCCGAGTACGGCGATGTCGTTCACGACCGCTCCTCCCGTGCAGGCTCGACGGGCCGTTCCTGCTCTGCCCCGGACCCGACCGGCCGCCAGTTCCAGGTGGTCCAGATGTGCTCCTCGTCCTGGTTGAGGACCCCGGGCACCACCTCGACCTCCGTCCCGATCGCCAGATCGGCCGCGGTCACCCCCGGAGCGGCCTGTCCGAGGACCACCATCGCCTCGGCCGCCAGCTCGACGGCGACGAGGGTGTACGGCTCCCAGGGCGCGTCCGGATCGGAGACGTACGGGGCGGGCGGACGGTAGCGCCCGTCGGTGTACGACCAGACATGGCCGCGCGGGGAGAGCGGGAACTCGGCGAGCTCCCCGCCGCCGGGACAGACCGGGTTGCGGCACCCGTCGTCCGCGCGCGGGAAGAAGACCGACGCGCAGGCGGTGCAACGGGTGCCGAGCAGCCGGAACTCCGTCTCCGGCACGGTGTCGTCGGTGAACCACCCGGCCACCACAGGTCTGCGCGTCCGTGCCATCAAGGCCTCCCGTACCACCGATCGCGACGATCACCACTGATCTGACGAACCGTCAGGAGTGTGCCACGGGAGCCTCGCGGACGAAAGACTTCAGTGACCGGCCACCGACCTCCGCGCCACCGGGAAGTCGAAGAACGTGCTCGGGAACGGCTCCGGCTTGAAGGTGAAGTGCCACCACTCCTCCGGCAGGTTCACGAAGCCCTGCTCGACGAGCGCCCCCTTGAGCAACTGCCGATGGGCCCGCTGCACGCCCTGGACCCGCGGGTCGTCGGTGTGCGAGAGCGTGTCGAAGCAGTCGTACCCGGTCCCCATGTCCACGGAGTTGTCGGGGAACCGCTCCGCCCGAGGGGCGTAGCACTCCCTCAGCCTCTCGCCCGGCACGTACGCGCGCGTACGTACCGCCGGCAGTCGCACGATCGTCAGGTCCACGGTCGAGCCCCGGCTGTGACCGGACTTCTCCGCGATGTAACCGTCGGCGAACAGCCTCGACTTGTCGACGAGCGGATAGAACTCCTCCTTCATCCGCTCGTCCGCCAGGTCCTTCGCCCAGCGCACGAAGTGGTCGACGGCCCGCTGCGGCCGGTAGCAGTCGTACACCTTCAGCGTGTAACCCCGGGCCAGCAGCCCGACCTGCGCCCGGTGCAGTGCCTCGGCCGCCGACCGCGTCAGGATGCACAGCGGCTGCCGGTAGCCGTCCACCGGCTCGCCCACGAAGTTGTGCGCCGTCGTGTAGCGCATCTCCTGAAGGATCGTCCGGTCCACGGAGGCGAGGGCCACGAACTCCCGTGGCGCCTTCGGCTCCTGCGCGGCGGACGCCGGGGGAGAGGGGGCGGCGACGGCACCCGTGACGGCGAGCAGTCCGGCCGCGGCCGTGACGGCGAGAGTACGGAGAGCGGAAGCAAGTCCTGTCATGCGCACCGTCTATCAGTTCCGGCAGCGCCGGGAAAGGGTGATCGCATACGGTCGGCCCGTGAAGGACACCCACGGCACCTCCCACGCGACCGCGCCCGGCACCTCCCACACCGCCGCGCGCACCAGCGCCTCGCACTGCACCGCCTGCGGCGCCGCCCACCCGGCCGAGGCCGGCTGGCCCCGCACCTGCGCGGCCTGCGGCCACACCGCCTACCGCAACCCGTTGCCCGTCGCCGTCGCCCTGCTCCCCGTCACGGACGGAGCGGGCACCGGCCTCGTCGTCATCACCCGCACCATCGAGCCCGCGCGGGGCGGGGTCGCCCTGCCCGGAGGCTTCATCGACCACGGCGAGGACTGGCGGGCAGCCGTGGCCCGCGAGCTGCGCGAGGAGACCGGGATCGTGGCCTCCGCCGAGGAGGTGGGCCTCGCCGACGCACTGAGCTCCCCGGCCGGCCACCTCCTCCTCTTCGGCCTCCTCCCGCCCCGCCCGGCCGCCGCTCTCCCGCCCTCGGCCCCGACGAACGAGACGAGCGGCCACCATGTGCTCCACGCGCCCGTGGAGCTGGCCTTCCCGCTCCACACGGAGGCGGTACGGAAGTGGTTCGCGGGGGCGTACGGCTGAGGGGGCGTACGGCTGAGGGGGCCAAGCGCCGGACGAGCCCCGTCCCCTAGGTCGCGTCCGGGAAGTAGCGCCGCCTGTCCGCAGGCCAGGCAGGACTTTCCGGACACGACCTCGGCGCGAGGTCACACCCCCCGCACCCGCACCGGCAGCCCGGCCTCCTCCACCCCGTCGTCCGTCACCCGCTCCACGAGCACCCGCCCGTCCACGAGCCGTGACTGGTACCGCTCGATCTCGGCCGACTCCCAGCCGTCCCCCGTGTCCCGTACGACGAGCCCGCCGCCCGTCCGCCCGGCGGCGGGCGCCCACACCTCCAAGGCCAGACCGCCGTCCTCGCCCCGCACCGGGAGCACCGCCCCCGCCCGCGCCAGGACCGGCACCCGGGAGAGCGGCGCGTCGAGCAGCACCTGCCCGGGACCCTCGTACGCCTGCTCCGTCGCCGTGTCGTACCACCGTCCGCGCGGCAGCCGCACCGCCCGCCGGTCGGCGCCCCGGGTCAGGACCGGCGCCACCAGCAGCGCGTCGCCGAGCAGGAACGCGTCCTCGCAGTCGCGCAGCACCCGGTCCTCGGGCGCCCCCCACCACAGCGGGCGCACGTACGGAGCGCCCGTCATCCGGGCGAGCCGGGCCAGGGTCGTGAAGTACGGCCGGAGCCGCTCCCGTTCGGCCAGGGCCACGCGCGCGTGCTCCAGGACCTCGGGTCCGAACTCCCACGGTTCGCGCCGCCCCGCGCCGATCGCCGCGTGCGTGCGGAACAGCGGCAGCCACGCCCCCAGCTGGTACCAGCGCAGGAACAGCTCCGGCGTCGGGCTGCCGTCGAAACCGCCGACGTCGGGGCCCGAGTACGGCACCCCACACAGGCCGAGCCCCAGTACCAGCGAGAGCGAGGCCCGCAGCCCCGGCCACCCCGTCGACACGTCGCCCGACCAGGTGCCCCCGTACCGCTGCATGCCGGCCCAGCCGGAACGCGAGAAGAGGAAGGGCCGCTCGTCGGGCCGCAGCCGCCGCAGCCCCTCGTACCCGGCGCGGGCCATCGTGAGCCCGTACACGTTGTGCGCCTCGCGGTGGTCGCCGCCCCGGCCGTCCAGGGCGTGCCGCGACGAACGCGGCAGCGTCGTGTCACCGAAGGGGGCGAAGGACACCGGCTCGTTCATGTCGTGCCAGACCCCGGCGAAGCCCTGCCCGAGCCGCTCCTCGTACAGCCCGCCCCACCACTCCCGTACCGCGGGATCGGTGAAGTCCGGGTAGGCGCACTCGCCCGGCCACACCACCCCGTGGACCTCGTCGCCCCGCGCGTCCCGGACGAAGGCCCCGGCCGCCCGCCCGCTGTCGTACACCGCGTTCCCCGGCTCGGCCTTCACCGCCGGGTCCACGATCGACACGAGCCGCACGCCCTGCTCCCGCAGCTCCTTCGCGAGCCCCGGCAGATCGGGGAACCGCTCCCGGTCGACGGTGAACACCCGGTGCCCGTCGTAGTGGTCGATGTCGAGGTGGACGGCGGACAGCGGCAGCCCCCGCTCCCGATATCCGGCCACGACGCGCCGGACCTCGCGCTCGCTGCCGAACCCCCAGCGCGCGTGCTGCGCTCCGAGCGCCCAGTCCGGCGGCAGCGCCGGAGCACCCGTGAGGGCCGCCCAGCCGTGGAGCACGCGCGCGGGGGTGCCGACCACCACCCAGCAGCGCAGCGGCCCGCCGCCCATGCGGACCTCGCTGGTCCCCGGCCGGTCGTGCCCGGACCCCGCGCCCTCCTCGCCCTCGGCCAGGGTGACCCGGCCGTCCCAGGAGTTGTCGTGGAAGGCCAGGTGCGTTCCGGCGTCCGAGACGACGAACTGCACGGGCATGGTGAGGTAGAGCGGATCGTCCCCGGGACCGAAGCTCCCCTTGGGATCGGTGTTCCACAGCCGGTACGAGCCGTCCCGAAGCCGCGGCCCGGCGGACCGCCCACCGAGCCCGAAGAACCGCGCGTCCGCCGGCACCTCACTGCGCTGCACCCAGCGCGCCCCGCCCGCGCCCCCCTCGGCCACCGGCTCCCACCAGCGCGGCGGCAGGTCCCGGCGCAGCATCACCCCGCCCGGCGTACGGATCTCCACCGCCCCGTGCCGGGAGACCGCCACCGTCACCCGCTCCGAGACGATCCGCCAGCCGCCGTCCGTGTCCGGTTCCAGGGCGGCCCGGGGATCCGGATCGGGCGCCTCGCCCGCCAAGGCGTACGAGGGAAGGGGATCGGCCCCGTCCCACCCCCAGAACACGGTGCCGCCCGACGACACACAGATCCGCAACGAGGACCGCGCGAACCGGACGGTCCCCCCACCGGGCGCGGACTCCGCCCCGATCGCGAGCCCCGGCACCCGGGCCCGCTCGGCACCCCTCGGCGGCAGCCCCCACGCGTCCGTACGACGCTGCCGCCACGCCGCCCGCACCGTCCGCAACCCCTGCACCGAGCCGAACACCTTCATCGAACGCACCAGTTCACGACCGTCCATGCGGCTCACCCTGCCACCCACCAGGGGCGGAACAAGGTCCGTTCAACTGTCGTTCACCCGTGGTGGGAGCACATATTCACCTCCCCGACCATGGGCGGGCAGCCCTGGTGCGAAAGACGATCACATGGCATCGTCCTGTCAGCCGCGTCGCGCGCACACCCCAGCACGTGCGCGGGACACACGCCGACCCCGCGTACAGCCAGGGAGCCACCCCAATGACATCAGCGCAGACCGAGCCGCTCTGGCAGCCGGACGAGGACCGCATCGCCACGGCCGCCGTCACCCGCTTCCAGACCTGGGCCGCCGAGCACCACGGCGCCCCGGCCGAGGGCGGGTACCCGGCGCTCCACCGCTGGTCCGTCGACGAGCTCGAAGCCTTCTGGCAGGCGGTCGTCGAGTGGTTCGACATCCGCTTCTCCACCCCGTACGAGCGCGTCCTCGGCGACCGCTCGATGCCCGGCGCCGACTGGTTCCCCGGGGCCACCCTCAACTACGCCGAGCACGCCCTGCGAGCCGCCGGCGAGCGGCCCCATGACACGGCGCTGCTCCATGTGGACGAAACACATGAGCCCACGCCGATCACCTGGGGCGAGCTCCGCCGCCAGGTCGGCTCCCTCGCCGCCGAACTCCGCGCCCTCGGCGTACAGCCGGGCGACCGGATCAGCGGCTACCTGCCCAACGTCCCGCAGTCCGTCGTGGCGCTCCTCGCCACCGCCGCCGTCGGCGGCGTGTGGACCTCCTGCGCCCCCGATTTCGGCGCCCGCAGCGTCCTGGACCGCTTCCAGCAGGTCGAGCCCGTCGTCCTCTTCACCGTCGACGGCTACCGCTACGGCGGCAAGGAGCACGACCGCCGCGACACCGTCGCCGAACTGCGCGCCGAGCTCCCGACCCTCCGCGCGGTCGTCCACATCCCGCTGCTCGGCACCCCGGCCCCGGAGGGCACCCTCGCCTGGGACGACCTCGTCGCGGCCGACGTCGAGCCGGTGTACGAGCAGGTTCCGTTCTCGCACCCGCTGTGGGTCCTGTACTCCTCCGGCACGACCGGCCTGCCGAAGGCGATCGTCCAGTCCCAGGGCGGCATCCTCGTCGAGCACGTCAAGCAACTGGGCCTGCACTGCGACCTCGGTCCCGAGGACGTGTTCTTCTGGTACACCTCCACCGGCTGGATGATGTGGAACTTCCTCGTCTCCGGCCTGCTCACCGGCACCACCGTCGTCCTGTACGACGGCAGCCCCGGCTACCCCGACACCGCCGCCCAGTGGCGCGTGGCCGAACGCACCCGCGCCACCCTGTACGGCACCTCCGCCGCGTACGTGATGGCCTGCGCCAAGGCGGAAGTGCACCCCGGCCGTGACTTCGACCTCTCGTCGGTGAAGTGCGTGGCCACCACCGGTTCCCCGCTGCCCCCCGACGGCTTCCGCTGGCTCCACGACGAGGTCCGCGAGAACCTCTGGATCGCCTCCGTCAGCGGCGGCACCGACGTGTGCTCCTGCTTCGCGGGCGCCGTCCCCACCCTCCCCGTCCACATCGGGGAACTCCAGGCGGCGGGCCTCGGCACCGACCTCCAGGCCTGGGACCCCTCCGGCAAGCCCGTGATCGACGAGGTCGGCGAACTCGTCGTCACCAATCCCATGCCGTCCATGCCGATCCACTTCTGGAACGACCCCGACGGCAGCCGCTACCGCGACAGCTACTTCGAGATGTTCCCGGGCGTCTGGCGCCACGGCGACTGGATCACGATCACCGACCACGGCTCGGTCGTCATCCACGGCCGCTCCGACTCCACCCTGAACCGCCAGGGCGTACGGATGGGAAGCGCCGATATCTATGAGGCCGTCGAACGCCTCCCGGAGATCCGCGAATCCCTCGTGATCGGCCTGGAGGAGCCGGACGGCGGCTACTGGATGCCGCTCTTCGTCCACCTCGTCGAGGGCGCCACCCTCGACGAGGAGCTGATCGCCCGCATCAAGCGGACGATCCGCTCCGAACTCTCGCCGCGCCACGTCCCCGACGAGATCATCGAGGTCCCGGGCGTCCCGCACACCCTCACAGGCAAGCGCATCGAGGTCCCGGTCAAGCGCCTCCTCCAGGGCACCCCGCTGGCCAAGGCCGTCAACGCCGGCTCGGTCGACGACCTCGGACTCCTGCACTTCTACGAGACCCTGGCGGCCACCCGCCGGGGCTGATCCAGCGGCTAGCCCTTCGGCGCCCCCGGCAGCTCGCCGGGGGCGCCGACCGCTGCCTTGGCGAGCACCGCGGACACCCCGAGGACGGTGCCCGAGGGGCCCGCCGACGTGGTCGCGGTCAGGACGGTCCGCTCCCCGAGGAACGCCGACGACGTACGGTCGAAGATCCACTGGGTCTGCTCGCCGTGCGCGGTACGGGCCACGGCGACGCCCTCGCGACCGGCTGCGTCCTTCGCGGACGGCAGCACGGTGACCCCGGGAATCCGCGCCGCGGCCTCGTACAGCGCGGCGGTGACCTTCGGAGGAGCCCACGTCTCGGCCAGCAGGGTTCCGATCGCGGTGAACGCCCGCTGGTCCGGATCGCCTCCGTCGTCCCCCCGCCCCCGCGTCTCGTCACGGATCAGCCTCAGCAGCGCCTCCGGGTCCGTCGGAAGCGTCGCCACGTACGCGTGGGTCGGGTTGGTGACGGAGGGCGGCTCTGCCCCCGCCGTGGTCTTCCGGGGCGTG is part of the Streptomyces sp. NBC_00250 genome and harbors:
- a CDS encoding NUDIX domain-containing protein; translation: MRTVYQFRQRRERVIAYGRPVKDTHGTSHATAPGTSHTAARTSASHCTACGAAHPAEAGWPRTCAACGHTAYRNPLPVAVALLPVTDGAGTGLVVITRTIEPARGGVALPGGFIDHGEDWRAAVARELREETGIVASAEEVGLADALSSPAGHLLLFGLLPPRPAAALPPSAPTNETSGHHVLHAPVELAFPLHTEAVRKWFAGAYG
- a CDS encoding lipid-transfer protein; this translates as MHPWGKWGRSFISYGTAAARAALADAGLEWTDVGSVVGADTMRCGYPGYVAGATFAQALGWQGARVTSVYAACASGAQAIGTARAQILAGLADVVLVVGADSTPKGFFAPAGGERPDDPDWLRFRVLGATNPAYFALYARRRMALYGDTPEDFAQVKVKNATAGALNPLARYRARVSAEQVAASAVVADPLRLLDICATSDGGAALVLSSMEFARRHGHPDPVRVRAVSTVSPTYPKAVLDLPDIATDSAVAVAPAPHSFRASIARAAYEEAGIGPEDLSLAEVYDLSTALELEWYEDIGLCAAGEGAKLLRDGATALGGRLPVNTSGGLASFGEAVPAQAIAQVCELTWQLRGTAGDRQVPGARVGITANQGLFGHGSAVVAVR
- a CDS encoding DUF742 domain-containing protein, giving the protein MSDATERNQLNQSSPPSRFGRPDVPNPSDQGPTPGHHHWFDDEAGPVVRPYAMTRGRTSAATRHRLDLIAVVVPEPAADDPGRDQTLSPEHVEIVERCSEQPQSIAELAAGLDLPVGVVRVLVGDLVEDELVHVTRPVPPAELPDVSILREVINGLRAL
- a CDS encoding acetoacetate--CoA ligase, with protein sequence MTSAQTEPLWQPDEDRIATAAVTRFQTWAAEHHGAPAEGGYPALHRWSVDELEAFWQAVVEWFDIRFSTPYERVLGDRSMPGADWFPGATLNYAEHALRAAGERPHDTALLHVDETHEPTPITWGELRRQVGSLAAELRALGVQPGDRISGYLPNVPQSVVALLATAAVGGVWTSCAPDFGARSVLDRFQQVEPVVLFTVDGYRYGGKEHDRRDTVAELRAELPTLRAVVHIPLLGTPAPEGTLAWDDLVAADVEPVYEQVPFSHPLWVLYSSGTTGLPKAIVQSQGGILVEHVKQLGLHCDLGPEDVFFWYTSTGWMMWNFLVSGLLTGTTVVLYDGSPGYPDTAAQWRVAERTRATLYGTSAAYVMACAKAEVHPGRDFDLSSVKCVATTGSPLPPDGFRWLHDEVRENLWIASVSGGTDVCSCFAGAVPTLPVHIGELQAAGLGTDLQAWDPSGKPVIDEVGELVVTNPMPSMPIHFWNDPDGSRYRDSYFEMFPGVWRHGDWITITDHGSVVIHGRSDSTLNRQGVRMGSADIYEAVERLPEIRESLVIGLEEPDGGYWMPLFVHLVEGATLDEELIARIKRTIRSELSPRHVPDEIIEVPGVPHTLTGKRIEVPVKRLLQGTPLAKAVNAGSVDDLGLLHFYETLAATRRG
- a CDS encoding Zn-ribbon domain-containing OB-fold protein; its protein translation is MARTRRPVVAGWFTDDTVPETEFRLLGTRCTACASVFFPRADDGCRNPVCPGGGELAEFPLSPRGHVWSYTDGRYRPPAPYVSDPDAPWEPYTLVAVELAAEAMVVLGQAAPGVTAADLAIGTEVEVVPGVLNQDEEHIWTTWNWRPVGSGAEQERPVEPAREERS
- a CDS encoding roadblock/LC7 domain-containing protein → MTAPNAAASSTTSGHGHGNGELNWLLDELVQRVASIRKALVLSSDGLPTGASQDLTREDGEHLAAVASGFHSLAKGVGRHFEAGKVRQTVVELEDAFLFVTAAGDGSCLAVLADADSDVGQVAYEMTLMVKRVGAHLATAPRTGLPAGG
- a CDS encoding glycoside hydrolase family 31 protein, with the protein product MDGRELVRSMKVFGSVQGLRTVRAAWRQRRTDAWGLPPRGAERARVPGLAIGAESAPGGGTVRFARSSLRICVSSGGTVFWGWDGADPLPSYALAGEAPDPDPRAALEPDTDGGWRIVSERVTVAVSRHGAVEIRTPGGVMLRRDLPPRWWEPVAEGGAGGARWVQRSEVPADARFFGLGGRSAGPRLRDGSYRLWNTDPKGSFGPGDDPLYLTMPVQFVVSDAGTHLAFHDNSWDGRVTLAEGEEGAGSGHDRPGTSEVRMGGGPLRCWVVVGTPARVLHGWAALTGAPALPPDWALGAQHARWGFGSEREVRRVVAGYRERGLPLSAVHLDIDHYDGHRVFTVDRERFPDLPGLAKELREQGVRLVSIVDPAVKAEPGNAVYDSGRAAGAFVRDARGDEVHGVVWPGECAYPDFTDPAVREWWGGLYEERLGQGFAGVWHDMNEPVSFAPFGDTTLPRSSRHALDGRGGDHREAHNVYGLTMARAGYEGLRRLRPDERPFLFSRSGWAGMQRYGGTWSGDVSTGWPGLRASLSLVLGLGLCGVPYSGPDVGGFDGSPTPELFLRWYQLGAWLPLFRTHAAIGAGRREPWEFGPEVLEHARVALAERERLRPYFTTLARLARMTGAPYVRPLWWGAPEDRVLRDCEDAFLLGDALLVAPVLTRGADRRAVRLPRGRWYDTATEQAYEGPGQVLLDAPLSRVPVLARAGAVLPVRGEDGGLALEVWAPAAGRTGGGLVVRDTGDGWESAEIERYQSRLVDGRVLVERVTDDGVEEAGLPVRVRGV
- a CDS encoding M15 family metallopeptidase encodes the protein MTGLASALRTLAVTAAAGLLAVTGAVAAPSPPASAAQEPKAPREFVALASVDRTILQEMRYTTAHNFVGEPVDGYRQPLCILTRSAAEALHRAQVGLLARGYTLKVYDCYRPQRAVDHFVRWAKDLADERMKEEFYPLVDKSRLFADGYIAEKSGHSRGSTVDLTIVRLPAVRTRAYVPGERLRECYAPRAERFPDNSVDMGTGYDCFDTLSHTDDPRVQGVQRAHRQLLKGALVEQGFVNLPEEWWHFTFKPEPFPSTFFDFPVARRSVAGH
- a CDS encoding GTP-binding protein; this translates as MAFGRSSRKKPYVEPVTLKILVAGGFGVGKTTLVSAVSEIRPLRTEEILSEAGRPVDDLHGVEAKTTTTVAMDFGRITLREDLVLYLFGTPGQDRFWFLWDELAQGALGAVVLADTRRLEDSFAAIDYFERRGIPFTVAVNCFEGARRFPAESVRGALDLDPEVELLMCDARDRESVKNVLVAVVEHALVLADRSHAAATT